In Caldisericum sp., the sequence CTTGATTAAGTCAGGGCCTTTTTTATTGACTTTTATTTTTTTATTGATAAAATTTGAAGATAAGGAGGCAATTTTATGGAAATATTTGAGGATTTGAAAAGAGATTTTGAAGAGCAAATTAATAAAATTAAAAACTTAGATGAATTAAGACAAATAGAAATTTTTTTCCTGGGCAAGAAGGGTAAGATTCAAGAACTCTTCAAGCAAATTAAAAGTGTTCCAGAAAATGAAAGAAAGGAGTTTGGCGAAAAAGTAAACAACTTAAAAGAATACATAGAAAATTTAATAACCGAAAAAGAGAAAGAGTTATCAAATATTTTAAGGGAAGAAAAACTTAGAAGTGAAGCAGTTGATGTAACTGCGCCTGGACTAATCCTGGAAAAAGGAACAGAGCACATTCTAAATAAAGTAATTGAAGAGGTAAAATCTATTTTTATTTCGATGGGTTTTGATGTTTTTTCAGGCCCAGATATAGAAAGCGATTATTACAATTTCGAGGCTTTAAATATACCTGAACATCATCCTGCAAGAGATATGCAGGACACATTTTATCTTGCAGAAAAGATGCTTTTGAGAACTCAAACATCACCAATGCAAATCCGAACAATGGAAAAGCAAAAGCCACCTATAAGGATGATAGCGATTGGAAGATGCTACAGACGAGATGCACTTGATAGTTCACACTCCCCTCAATTTCATCAAATCGAAGGTCTTGTTGTAGATAAAGGCATTTCTTTTGCAAATCTTAAAGCAACGCTTTCTGAGTTCTCAAAGAAGATGTTTGGAGAAAACACGAAAGTTAGATTCACTCCTTCATATTTTCCTTTTGTTGAGCCTGGTGCAGAAACTTCAATTACATGTGTGATATGTGGTGGAAAAGGATGCCCTGTATGCAAATATACAGGTTACCTTGAAATGGGTGGCTCTGGTATGGTTCATCCTAATGTATTGAAAAATGTTGGAATAGATCCTGAGGAGTACCAGGGCTTTGCATTCGGCTGGGGCATTGAAAGAATTGCAATGGTAAAGTATGGTATTCCTGATATACGATACTTTTTACAGAATGATATGAGATTCTTAAAACAATTTTAAGGAGGCGATATGATAATTTCTTATAGGTTGCTTAAGGAACTTTTGGACTTTCCATATACGCCAAGTCAACTTGCAGATAAGTTGACTAACATTGGTATTGAGGTTGAAAAGGTTGAGAATGTTGAAAAAAAGTTTGAAGGAGTTGTAACAGCAAGAGTTGTTGAAATTTATCCAATTGAAGGAACGAAATTATTTAAAGCTAAAGTTGATACAGGAGATGGTGTATTTGATGTAGTAACTGCAGCAACTAATGTAAGACAAGGCGACATTGTTCCATACGCAAGAGTAAATTCCAGAATAAGTGATGGAAGGGTAATCCAGGAAAAAGAATTTTCAGGACACATTTCTAAAGGAATGCTTCTTTCTTATAATGAACTTGGTCTTGATTCGGATTTGTTAAGTAACGATGAAAAGACAGGAATCCTTATTCTGCCCGAGGGAACACCAATTGGTATAAAATTTGAGGATGCATTTCCCGTTGAGGATACGCTTTTAGAATTGTCTCTTCTTCCAGATAGAGCAGATGCTTTTTATGCGCTTGGGGTTGCACGATGGGTTGAAATTCTCCTTGCAAGAGATGAAAAGCGCAGGGCAAACTTTGATAAGTTTAAATATGACATACTTGACGATAAGGATCTTCCTTTTACACCTTTTGCTGTCGAAATTAAAGATAAGGAACATTGCAGTTTCTATTCAGGAAGATTAATAAGCGGAGTTACAGTAAAGCAATCAAGTTATAACTTAAGGAAAAAGTTGTTCAGTTTAAGGATTCGTCCAATAAATAACATTGTTGATATTACTAATTTCGTTGCAAAAATGTACGGACAACCACTCCACGCCTTTGATTTTGATAAGTTAAAAGGAAAAATTGTCGTGCGACTTGCAAGAGATGGAGAAAAAATAGTAACGCTTGATGGCGTTGAAAGAGTCCTTACCTCAAAGAATCTTCTCATAACTGATGAAAGCGGTCCTGTTGCCCTTGCAGGAGTTATGGGGGGTCTTGGAACTGCCGTTACGAATGAAACCAAAAATGTTTTTCTTGAAAGTGCATATTTTACACCCTCGACTATATCCAAAAGCGCAAGAAGTTTGGGGCTTTTGACGGATGCGTCTTCACTTTTTGAAAAAGGAGTTGATCCTAAATTTACGGGAATTGCTTCTCTTGTTGCATCGAAGTTGATACTTGAGGAAGGGGGAGGTAAAGCCTATAAAGATAGCGTTGCAGATTTTAGATCGGAGAAGGAAAGCGTAAAAGTGCGTGTGAATAAGGTTTCAAGCCTGTTGGGTGAAGACATATCTAAGGAAGAAATTAAAAAGTACTTCGACATGGAAGGCTTTGATTATAAAGAAATTGAAAATGGATTTTTGGTTTCTGCTCCATCCTTCAGGCAGGATATCTCTATTGAAGAAGACCTTATTGAAGAGATAATACGAATGCGCGGATATAACGAGTTTTCGGAGAAGCCAATTGTTGCACCGCTAAGGAGTGGAAGTTTCGAACCAATCGTTAAGTTCAATATGGAACTTAGAGAGGTTCTTTTAAGGCTTGGACTGAATGAAATTGTGACATCAACTCTTACAAACAAAGAAATACTTTCTAAGTTTGGCTTATATGATGAAGAAAAAGTAATAAAAATTCTTAATCCTCTTACTGAAGATATGTCTCTTTTAAGACCGTCACTTTTTGTTGGAAGTTATGAAGTCGCCGTAAGAAACATAAATGTCCAGGAAGAAAATCTTGCGATGTTTGAAATAGGGAAGATATTCTTTAAGGATAACACGAATTTCAATGAAGAGTATCACTTTTCTATATTCCTTAAAGGTAACAGAGTCTACAGGAATCCTTACGGGAAAACTTTGCCTTATGATTATTATTATTTAAAAGGACTTATTGAGGCGGTTTTTGAGGATTTTGGCATAAGGGCTGAGTTTAGAAAATCGAATTTCCCATATTTACACCCTTATAAGACAGCAGAAGTTTATTCAAACGGCGTTGTTTTAGGATACATTGGAGGTATTCATCCTGATATTCTGGAAGATGCATACTTTGCCGAATTAAATGTTAATAAAATTTTTGAAATGTCTTCTAAAAAAGAACACTTTTCTCAATTTTCAATTTACCCAGCGGTTAAGAGGGATATTGCAATAGTCGTAGATAAGGATACCGAGGAGTATAATGTAAGAAGAGCAATACAGGATGCAAATATAAAAGAACTCAAAAGCATAGTCCTTTTTGATGTGTATACAGGCAAGCCGTTACCTCCCGATAAAAAGAACCTTGCCTACTCTCTTGAGTTTGTTTCTCTTGAAAGAACCCTTCAAGGGGCAGAGGTTGACGAGTTTATGAAAAAAATTGAGGATAGTATTTCAAGGAATGTTGGTGGTGTAGTTAGAAAGAATGAATAATTACAAGATTGCAAAAGAATTACTTGAGATAAAGTCGCTCCTTGAATTAAGCGGTGATATAAATAATGCATATGCTTTTGAAAATTCTGCTCTTTCTGTGCTTGCACTTGAAAAGCCTTTGATTAAATTCCCCAATATTGATTTTCTTCATCCTTTAGCAAAGGAAGAGATTTTAAATATCCTTGAACTTGGGTATTCTCCATTGAAAGAATCTCTTGAAGCAAGAATTCCAAAAGTCTTAAAGCAAATGGCATCGATTCCAGGAATTAGAGTAAACGATGTCCTTAAGTTGTATAATACGCTCAATATTGATTCTCTTTCCGACCTTGAGAGGTCTATTAAAAGCGGAAAAATTAAACGCTTTTTTTCAGAGAATTTTGAGGAGCAGTTGCGAAGGGCAATTTTTTATTATGAGAGTACCACAAAAGAATTAAGCCTTTTTTATGCATGCGCCTATGCAAATGCTATAACTTTGGCACTCGAAGACGCCGGAAACATAAGTGTTGCAGGAAGTGTAAGGAGGGGAAAAGAAGTAGTTAATAACATTGATTTTGTTTACGATTTTGACGAGCAGAATCTCCTTAAAGAAATAACTACTTCCTTTGATATTGTAAATTTTACAAGAAAGGGAAATTTAATCCAGTTTAGAGATATAGACGGAGTCCAGCTTAAATTTTATAAATTACCGAAGGAATTTTTCTATTCAGGTCTTCAGTACTATACCGGCTCAAAACAGCACAATAATGAAATTCAGAAAATTGCAAAGGCAAAAGGCTTTGAAATTTCAAAGAGTGGATTTGTGCTTTTATATGCTAATTCCGAAGAAGAATTTTATAGCAAATTATCTCTTCAGTATGTTCCCCCAGAACTCAGGGAAGGCGAAGAGGAAATTGATCTTGCGATTTCAAACTCAATCCCCAAACTCGTTAATCTTACAGATATTAAAGGAGATCTTCATGTGCATTCTTCTTTTTCAGACGGTTTATCTACTATTTCAGAGTTGCACGAGGAAGGAGAATTTTTGGACTACGACTACCTTGCTATAACTGACCACTCAAAGGGGTTAAGAATTGCAAATGGCGTTTCGGGAAAACTTTACATAAAGGAAAGCGAACTTATTGATAGAATTAACAGCGCAAGATACAATCCGTTTCTTCTAAAGGGAATTGAAGCTGAAATAAACTACGATGGGTCTGTTGATGTTGACGAGATAATGATGA encodes:
- the pheS gene encoding phenylalanine--tRNA ligase subunit alpha, producing MEIFEDLKRDFEEQINKIKNLDELRQIEIFFLGKKGKIQELFKQIKSVPENERKEFGEKVNNLKEYIENLITEKEKELSNILREEKLRSEAVDVTAPGLILEKGTEHILNKVIEEVKSIFISMGFDVFSGPDIESDYYNFEALNIPEHHPARDMQDTFYLAEKMLLRTQTSPMQIRTMEKQKPPIRMIAIGRCYRRDALDSSHSPQFHQIEGLVVDKGISFANLKATLSEFSKKMFGENTKVRFTPSYFPFVEPGAETSITCVICGGKGCPVCKYTGYLEMGGSGMVHPNVLKNVGIDPEEYQGFAFGWGIERIAMVKYGIPDIRYFLQNDMRFLKQF
- a CDS encoding phenylalanine--tRNA ligase subunit beta yields the protein MIISYRLLKELLDFPYTPSQLADKLTNIGIEVEKVENVEKKFEGVVTARVVEIYPIEGTKLFKAKVDTGDGVFDVVTAATNVRQGDIVPYARVNSRISDGRVIQEKEFSGHISKGMLLSYNELGLDSDLLSNDEKTGILILPEGTPIGIKFEDAFPVEDTLLELSLLPDRADAFYALGVARWVEILLARDEKRRANFDKFKYDILDDKDLPFTPFAVEIKDKEHCSFYSGRLISGVTVKQSSYNLRKKLFSLRIRPINNIVDITNFVAKMYGQPLHAFDFDKLKGKIVVRLARDGEKIVTLDGVERVLTSKNLLITDESGPVALAGVMGGLGTAVTNETKNVFLESAYFTPSTISKSARSLGLLTDASSLFEKGVDPKFTGIASLVASKLILEEGGGKAYKDSVADFRSEKESVKVRVNKVSSLLGEDISKEEIKKYFDMEGFDYKEIENGFLVSAPSFRQDISIEEDLIEEIIRMRGYNEFSEKPIVAPLRSGSFEPIVKFNMELREVLLRLGLNEIVTSTLTNKEILSKFGLYDEEKVIKILNPLTEDMSLLRPSLFVGSYEVAVRNINVQEENLAMFEIGKIFFKDNTNFNEEYHFSIFLKGNRVYRNPYGKTLPYDYYYLKGLIEAVFEDFGIRAEFRKSNFPYLHPYKTAEVYSNGVVLGYIGGIHPDILEDAYFAELNVNKIFEMSSKKEHFSQFSIYPAVKRDIAIVVDKDTEEYNVRRAIQDANIKELKSIVLFDVYTGKPLPPDKKNLAYSLEFVSLERTLQGAEVDEFMKKIEDSISRNVGGVVRKNE